Part of the Granulicella aggregans genome is shown below.
TCGCAGAAGGACGGCATTCTGACAGAGCTTCGGGTTGATGAGTTTCTGGCGACCTTGAACAGGCTGAATATCATGATGGACCCGGACAGCTCCGACCGCATCCTTACCGATGTTCATCGTTTGGCCGTCACGTACCGGCTTACGTCCTATGATGCGTCTTACCTGGAGCTGGCGCAGCGTAAGAATCTTCCTCTGGCGACCCTCGACAACGAGCTGATAGCCGCCTGCAAAGCGTCCGGCGTGGCGCTTCTCTAGCCCCACGTCATCGTCCTTTTGAATTTTGTTGCAGAAATCAAAAAGCCGCCTATGCTGGCGCAATGGCGAACTGGAACAGCAACGGCTTCTTAGGGGTGTACGCGGACCTTCTGGAGAAGACAGAACCGCCCAAAGAGGACAAGCTTGAAACGTTGAAGGAGCTACGCCTCCGGCGACACGAGCAACGCCAGGCCAAGCAAAAATCCAAACCCCCAGCCCTGGCAGCAAAGCGTTAAATCCCGGGGGGTTCAAAAGGGGGGCAGAGCCCCCCTTTTCTCGCTTTTAGAAATTTTCGTCTCGCCGGTTCCGCAGCATGGCGGCCGCATAATCCGGCAGGTTTCGCGTTGCGTCATGAAGCGAAGGCGACGAGCTGGCCCGGCCGACCAGATACTCCGTCGGCGAGGCTTGCTCTTCAACCTGGCGCCCTGAGTTATCCGAGCTGCGACGGCGCCGCCGAAAGAGGACCTTGCACAGCGCGACGACAAGGTAGAGGGCCGAGAGAAGCCAGACGATGACATAAGCCATCGTCACGGTCTCATCGTTCGCCGTGTGCAGCGTAGGCAGGAAGACGAGCAGCGCGGCCGCCATCAGCATCGACAGCCAGGGCGTGCGATTGAGCCGGGCTTGCACGTCCTCTTCGCTTCCGCCCATCGCTTCCCAGCGAGCCATCCACCGCTTGTAGTGGCTGACCTCGATAACCGAGTTGCCGGTCGCGACCGCGAACATCACGGCAATGGCCGCCATCCAGACGGGAATGTGACCTTGTGAGCAGCCCAGGAGAACGGCCGCATATACCCCGAACAGCACGAGTGCAACGAACGGGGTGCCTGTGATGCGTGCGAGAGCTGAAGGTGGTTTCATCGCTGTCTAAATACCCCCATGAGGATGTTGCTGCCGCTTGCCTTGAAGCCAGGTCCCGTTCTGTACCAAAGGCCCGTCACTTCGTAGTCGTTCTGCTTTCCGCCCGTCTTGAACATCCGGGCGAACTCTCCAGGCTCGATGACGTATTCAATCGCTTCCGTGCAGCCGTAGGTCTCGGTAGTGCCGGTGGTTTGGCCTCGATTGGAGCCCCAATTGCTTCCGCTCGACGACCCGGAGCCGAAGCCGCTGCTGGAGGATTGACCCCCGTGGCTGTGATTGTGCGAGCTGTTATCGCCTGCGCTTTCGCCTGCCGACATGCCGAAATTTAGGTTTGCAGAAGACCCCTTGTTGTAGCTCTTGCGTTGCGTCACGGCTTTGCCAATCACGCGAGCGGCGTACTCATTCGTGTCAGGGCAGGAGTTGGAGTGGAAGAGAAAGTGTCCGAATTTACCCACGAGCTGGTGAGCAGCATCGCGTGGCATGTCGCCACCCATTTTGCTGTAGTAGTTCGGCAGCGATTGCGTCAGGTTGACCACGCAGGCCCGCGAATCGCGGCACACAGAGAGGAATTCTCCATCGTAGGAAGTGACTGTCTCCTGCGCTTCGTCTGAGAAGAGAAAGACGCTGCGCTCGCGATGCTCAGGAGCCAGGCTGTTGCGGTTCAGGATGGCGCGTTGCGTGAAGAACTTGAGGATTTTCTGGGCAATGACTCCATCCGTGTTCCAGGTAAGCGTCGGCATCGCCAAGAGGATGCACGCCCCATGAAACGTCATCTCAGGAACCACCGTTGTCCGGCCGCAGAAGACGCGTTGCAGCCTGCCATGCATGAAGCGGTCGAGCGCGGTTGTCACTGAGGCGACGATATTGCCGCGTGTCTTGTCAGGGATAGCGGGGAAACGCTCTCCCCAATAGTCGATGATGTTTCGCATCGCGCCTTCGCCCAGCGGCACTTTCGGCCGCAGCGCGGCCATCTTCATCACTTCGTAGAGAAACGAGCGCTCCTGCCATTCGGTGTCTTTCGCATCCTTCACGCTCGGAGCGGCCGAGCTGATGAAGCGGATGATGTGAGGAATGGTGACGCTGCCAAAAGCCGCGTAGATAGGCGGAATGGTGTAGCGCAGGGCCTCTCGTGTCGATTCCATCCAGAACGGATCTCCGCCGCTCTGCTTTGCGCCTGGGCTGCTTGACTTGCAGGCTTCGAGAACCAGCATCAGGCACTCAACGACCGACCCAATCCCATCCGTCCCGTGACGGCCCAGCTCATAGTCGAGAAAATTGAAGCCCTGATTTTCATCGAACAGTACGATGGAGCGCTCACGCCCGTGTTTCTTTGCGTAGCCCTGCCACATGGCAATATCCGAAAATTTCGCGATGGTGACGACCCCGCCCATGCCGGCACGAAGATACGCGCCGGCAATGGCCTGGCCGGAGCCAGAAGTCTTTCCGCTACCGACAGCCCCGAAGATGTGACACCCACGATGCGCTGCCTCAAGAGTCAGCACATCGTGGGGTGACAGCCTTAGCAGCGGAGTGTTCAAGTCTTTTACAAAGCTCATATCCGCCCCCAAGGGTTAGCGTTCCATGTCGATTTCCGGCTCGCGCTCGATAGTCCGCTCGCTGCTGCCGAACGATTTGCCATCTGACTGCGGCCAGGGGAAGGGTTCGTTATCTCCCAGCGAGCGGCCCCACATCGGCTCCTCGACAACCTTCTCGCGGATGTCGGCAACGGCATCCGCGAGACCTTTCTGCAGTTGCTCACTGAAGCTGCGTTGCGCCATCGCTTACCCCCGCTTCCGGTGAAAGAGACCAACGACTCCGGCCGGAGCGCAGAGGAACCCAGGCAGAGATGTCGGAATTGCTGTAAGCCCGGCTACGATAGCTGCCTTGATGAACGCCGACTCGTTGTCGTCGCCGTACCATTTCTTCTGCGCCATGAACGTAACCACGCCGAGGCCCGCAGCCACAGCGAGGGTAAGAGGGATGATGAATCCCGCCGTCGCGATATCGCTTGCAAACAGCATCGTGTCTACGCCGACCGTCAGCAGGGCCATGCCCGGATGAAGGCCGAATTTGCTTGTGAAGCCGCGCCCCATTGCCGCGTCGGAGCTGCGTCCTGGTGATATCACTTCAGCTTTCATGATTCCCCCTCTGGGGTGTTGCCCCATGTTCTAACTCACCATCGCAAGAATGAAGTCGCGGGAGGAAGCACAATCGGCGTGTCGATAAGCGCCGATGCGACAATTAGCGATTGACGATGAGCGCCCCCAAAAACAACAAACTGGTGCCTCTGAGAAAGGCGGCCATCGAGCCCGGGCTTATTCACGCCCAAGTCGAAACCTTGCACCGCAGTGCGGCGCTGGAAAATCAGAAAAACGCCAAAGAGCTTCTGTCATACCTAGTGAATTGGTCACTCACAAACGACACACCGCCTACAGTGCAGGAGATAACCGAAGGACTCGGCCGGAAGTACGACCGTGGCAGTCCCCTTGTTCGCAATACGGCGAACCGCCTCAGAAACATGCTTGAAGACCATTACGCTTCGGCCGGTCCGGACGAAATTTGGCTTGTTCTGCCGCCCCGCAGTTACATGGTCTATACGCCACGTCCACGCCGGGTGAAGGCAGCCAGCCCCAACAATCTGCACTGTTTATTCGGTCGAGTGGATGCCTGCATAACGGAACCGGCTGAGATGGAGGACGTTTCCATAGTTATTGCGGTACGCGGTCGAATCGACGCGCTCGATGCCGATTTGCGGGTCTGGCTAGTGGTTTACATCAACAAAAAGTATTTCCTCCAATGTCGTGTGAGCCGAAGAACCCCCGCGTGGGAGCATGAAATTAGATGTGAAATTATCCCTTGGGTGCCAGGAGAGGGAAGAGTGTTCAACATAATGCTAGTGGCAGCAGACAGCGACGGAGATTATGCGATGTATGGTCACTGGAGAACCTTCGGAACCCGTGTCGTCATGGAGAGGCTCCCCTCGGATATCTGGGTGCTAGACACGAGGAAAATAACGCGCAACAACCTCCGCCGTGGGTATTCAATTCCCACACCGCCAGTTTCCACAACGGAACAATGGTCCTAGTGCATCCCAGATTGCGAAGCTCAAAAAGCTATCGGTCGTCGAGGTCGAAGACAGACTTACCGACCGCCACGGTCGCTGCTGGGTTTTCCCGCCCATTTCTTGGCCGCTGTCTGCCCTTCCCTATGCTCGCGCTGCGCTGCATAGATTTCTTGAGCAGTCATTCCGTCTTTGAGTTCGGGCACATCTCGGAGCGCGTCTCCCCACCTTCTGTGGTACTCGGCAGACCGCTCTTGCGCCTCTTCTCGGCTTATATGGCCTGTGAGAAACCCTGTAACGAGTTCGGTTGCATCAATGATGCGTAGCTCCGCTTCTTTCATCACCCGGCGAGATTCTTCATTGAGCCACTGGCGCAAGTCTTCCGGCTGCGGCCATGGCGCATGTTCGTCCGAATCTTGGATATGGGGCTTTCGAGCCACGGCGTTCTCCATCGCTATGAATGAAGCCGTTGACTTTAGCTGCCAGACTCGGTTGTTGCAAGACTAGTTGTTTATGACAGTATTTCCGGCACTATTGATGTTTATAGTGGCTCCTGGCCTAGCGAGTATGGCCGCTGGAAGCGGTGCGCTAAGCCTCTTGTAGCAGACCCACCAGACCACGACGAACCCCAGCAAGGCAAAGCCGTTGGCTCCGGCCGCCCAATAAATGAGCTTCTTGAATTCGGGGATTTGTGGGCCTACGGACGAACCAACTACACCAGTTGAAATAGCCCCAAGCACATTCAAAATCGCAAACAGAATGCAAATTGGCTTCAGCATGGGCCTTACGCTTTGGTCTATTTCCGAGCCAAAAATCCAACCCATAGCCAGAACATTCGAGCTTGCAAAAAAGGTGTACCAGGTCATGTAGACCTCGATGATTTTGCGCGCCCACTCCCCCACTTCATTGCCAGAAGTCACGACTACGTGCGTCGGGTCCATTTGGAACCTTTCCACTCCAAGGATTTACATATGGCCGACAGCATAACAGCCAGCCTCGGCACCTAAGCGTTAAATCCCAAGGCGCTATAAGCCCTCGATGGGCTTATGCGCGTTGCCGCTCCCGTTCATCCTCCAGGGGCGCGTCCTGCTTTTCGACCGGCGGCAATCCGAACAGCGCCCGGTCGTTGTCACGCACCAGAAAGACCCGCAGCTCTCCCTGCAAGCGTGCAGCGAAGTCGCTATCTTTCGCAGCCCATTCCAGCACGGCGGCACCGGCAAGAATCTTCCGCCGTGTGTCGTCCCGGCGCTCACCAGCCTTGAGCTTGTTCTGTTCCCTGCGGATTCGCGCGTTGACCGCGTTGCGCTTCTCCATGAGCTGTTTCAGTTTGTCAGGCTGCATGACTAGCTCTCCTGTTTTCTGGGGTTGCTAAAAATATCACAGCACTATAGCAATCTCTAAACTTCTGGCTTCTACAATTTTCACTCCAATGCTACCCTCATCTCGAAAGGGTAGAAATACCGAAGGGCGCACTGATGCAAACTGCGTTTGCGTGCGGCAGGGATTTAGCTCCCTGCACTACTACGAGGGGCGTTCCTGCCCCATCGACCCAGACCAACCCTGCGCGGATTGGATGCCGTGAACCTTTCGCGGTTCAATCACGACCAGGAGGGGCGGCCCTGCCCCTCTGGACTCCCTCCCAACCGTGCGCCGGTTGGATGCGCGACGGGACTTCCCTTCCCTGCCCCTTGGAGGCGGCATGACGACCGCGAGCTGGTATCACTCCACCATGAAGACCATAAGCCGTTCGGCGGGCCGCTCCGTCGTTGCGGCCGCAGCGTATCGCATGGGCGAATGTTTCCATGACGAGCTGCACGACATCGTTCATGACTACACCCGCAAGAGCGGCGTTGAAGCCGCCTTCACCGTAGCGCCCGTGGACGCGCCCGAGTGGGTGCATGACCCCGAGGCACTATGGAACGCGGCCGAGCAAGCCGAGACACGCAAGAACAGCACCGTGGGCCGGGAGATAGAGCTGGCGCTGCCTTCCCTTCTCTCCCTTCCCGACCGTCAGCGCATCGTGGAACGTTTCGCGGGCGAGCTGGTAGACCGCTACGGCGTTGCCGTATCGGTCGCCCTCCATGCTCCGAGCCGCGACGGTGACGACCGCAATTACCACGCGCATATTCTCTTCACCACGCGGGAGGTTACGCCAAGCGGGATGGGAAAAAAGACCCGCATCCTAGACGACCGCAGCACCGGCAGAAAGGAAGTCGTGAAGCTCCGCGAGCTGGCGGCCGACTTCATCAACGAAGCGCTTGCGGCCGTCAATTCCGACCTCCGCGTTGACCATCGTTCGTTTGAAGAGCGCGGCATCGAGCGCGAGGGAACCATTCATCTAGGCCCCAAGGCCAGCGGCCAGGAGCGGCGCGGCGAGGCCACACGAGCGGGCGATTACAACCGCCACGTCGAGCAGTACAACGCGCTTTTAGCGGAGCGGCGGGAGCTGGAGACCGCCATCAGCCAGGAGCGCGAGCGCATTACATCCCCGGCCCAGGACCAGCCGACCGCCCAGGAGCGCGTACGGGCCGCCGCCGCGCCCTTCATCGGGGCGATTGAAGCGCATGGGGCCGTGCCGGAGATCCATGCGGATGGGTTTACTTGGTGGCAACGCGCGGCCGGACGCATAGCGCAGGCCCGTGACGCAGCCCTTGGATTGGCTGTAAAAGCTGCCGAATACTGGCGACGACGAGCGCAGGAGCCGGGCGAACTGGCCCGCGAGATTGGAGAGCTAGAGCGATGACCGAAGAGCTGGATAAGGCCGGGTTTGGCCGTTTATGGAGCGGAAGCACGGGGCGGGAGAAGGGCCGTCGCGAGTCTGACCGGGAAACCTCACCCTCTCCGGCCGACGAAGGCGACATGCCCCTGTTCAATCACGACCGCACATATTCCGCCGTCGAGTTTCGCGACAATGCGACCAGGCTTCACATCCAGAGTGCTTCCCTGCCCTCTCGATTTCCTGCCTATACCTATCTGCTCGACATCATCTACGACCACGATGAGGATTCGATTTTCACGCTGGTTTACTCCTTCATGGTCGTCGAAGTCACCGGCCGGAACCTCTGGCCCATCGTCCACGCCATCGACTATGGCCGATGCAAGCATATCCGGGAGTTTCACAAAGACCTCTACGACCCGCCAGCAAAGGATGCCCCGATAGTTGAGTCCATCAAGGTAACGGCCGCTGCCTTGCCCTCCGGCGAAAAGTAAGAAATCTTGCTTTCTTGCATTCAAGATAGGGCTGTCAAACCTCCCGTATGATGGCCCAATGGATGAGCACAGCATAAGTTCTCTCGATGAAGCATTCGGCAAGCTCATAGAGCGCATGGGCAAAATTGATGAATCGAACTGGGGGCCGTGGAAGCTCAATCGCGACACGAAGCGGATATACATGGAGTTCCCCCCGGCAACCTATCATCTGCCTCTTTCGGACTTGAGGCCCGATGTCCTCTTTGGCACGCTACGCGACCTGGAAGTCAAAACGTGGGCAGATAACGACTGCTTGGGCGGCCTCGTGCGGGCGGCGTTCGAGATTCAACGAGCGAGTGACGACCCGATTCATACGACACCGACCACGCCCAGCGCGTAGCGTTGTCGCAAGTTCCCTTGCAATAAAGAAAGCAAGATATATAGTTATAAAGAAATCTTGCAATCTTGAAACCAAGGAATCATGCAGACTATCATCATCAATTCGCAGAAGGGCGGCAGCGGCAAGACCATGTTGTCTGTCCATATCTCAACCCAGGCGGAACGCGACGGCGACGGCCCGGTCTACCTCATCGACACCGACCCGCAGGGAACGCTCACCCAATGGCATAACTTGCGGGAGGCTGAAACGCCGCAGCGCGTCGAGCTGCCATTCGCAGCCATAGGGCAGGGCCTCACTAAGCTTGAAGAACGCGGAGCCCGTTATTGCTTTGTCGATACCGCGCCGAGCAGGGGAGAGGACGTGCTGTCCCTGCTTAGGCTCGCCGACCTAGTCATTGTGCCGGTGCAGCCCAGCCCTTCCGACATCTGGTCGGCCGCCGC
Proteins encoded:
- a CDS encoding type II toxin-antitoxin system VapC family toxin; protein product: MTVFVLDNSVTMRWCFQNAAHPYADGVLQQLATGAALVPVLWRYEVSAVLAKSQKDGILTELRVDEFLATLNRLNIMMDPDSSDRILTDVHRLAVTYRLTSYDASYLELAQRKNLPLATLDNELIAACKASGVALL
- a CDS encoding type IV secretory system conjugative DNA transfer family protein gives rise to the protein MSFVKDLNTPLLRLSPHDVLTLEAAHRGCHIFGAVGSGKTSGSGQAIAGAYLRAGMGGVVTIAKFSDIAMWQGYAKKHGRERSIVLFDENQGFNFLDYELGRHGTDGIGSVVECLMLVLEACKSSSPGAKQSGGDPFWMESTREALRYTIPPIYAAFGSVTIPHIIRFISSAAPSVKDAKDTEWQERSFLYEVMKMAALRPKVPLGEGAMRNIIDYWGERFPAIPDKTRGNIVASVTTALDRFMHGRLQRVFCGRTTVVPEMTFHGACILLAMPTLTWNTDGVIAQKILKFFTQRAILNRNSLAPEHRERSVFLFSDEAQETVTSYDGEFLSVCRDSRACVVNLTQSLPNYYSKMGGDMPRDAAHQLVGKFGHFLFHSNSCPDTNEYAARVIGKAVTQRKSYNKGSSANLNFGMSAGESAGDNSSHNHSHGGQSSSSGFGSGSSSGSNWGSNRGQTTGTTETYGCTEAIEYVIEPGEFARMFKTGGKQNDYEVTGLWYRTGPGFKASGSNILMGVFRQR
- a CDS encoding mobilization protein → MQPDKLKQLMEKRNAVNARIRREQNKLKAGERRDDTRRKILAGAAVLEWAAKDSDFAARLQGELRVFLVRDNDRALFGLPPVEKQDAPLEDERERQRA
- the mobQ gene encoding MobQ family relaxase, with the protein product MTTASWYHSTMKTISRSAGRSVVAAAAYRMGECFHDELHDIVHDYTRKSGVEAAFTVAPVDAPEWVHDPEALWNAAEQAETRKNSTVGREIELALPSLLSLPDRQRIVERFAGELVDRYGVAVSVALHAPSRDGDDRNYHAHILFTTREVTPSGMGKKTRILDDRSTGRKEVVKLRELAADFINEALAAVNSDLRVDHRSFEERGIEREGTIHLGPKASGQERRGEATRAGDYNRHVEQYNALLAERRELETAISQERERITSPAQDQPTAQERVRAAAAPFIGAIEAHGAVPEIHADGFTWWQRAAGRIAQARDAALGLAVKAAEYWRRRAQEPGELAREIGELER
- a CDS encoding ParA family protein, with the translated sequence MQTIIINSQKGGSGKTMLSVHISTQAERDGDGPVYLIDTDPQGTLTQWHNLREAETPQRVELPFAAIGQGLTKLEERGARYCFVDTAPSRGEDVLSLLRLADLVIVPVQPSPSDIWSAAATFQLLKAEHIPFVFVMMRTKVNASITAQSVALLSKFGEVAPTFVADRTAYAASMTDGRTAQELLAKGPAAQEMTALWKNIKACIPTQAKRKEVANG